One window from the genome of Prinia subflava isolate CZ2003 ecotype Zambia chromosome 2, Cam_Psub_1.2, whole genome shotgun sequence encodes:
- the LOC134547620 gene encoding uncharacterized protein LOC134547620, protein MELSLLHLQRNQFAASALECSWEEEITLIGEVVTGAKVAFYNYLKGASSEVGVSLLPGNNCKSQSENPSFLPHDCQRLRPPLDPGPQHRRDPSFSLQLHPLDQDALLRDPCRNNGHCHGFLAVFAEAVFALTDCAVPAAEPRPAIPTKPTPLPGILPLALKRTITTPPEEQAFEASPADDGSIDLRATETAKVVCWHRRHEDPRLSVGLSVQQPVVLRGPSPYATPPPDGVAEGASFGAVKNLTMNLDGNPDKPASVTGTAPPFCPKQSHISAEIVPDWAKREKIKWASHTCYGWEANKCSKITAFCPAVPSINTPWIIPSY, encoded by the exons ATGGAGCTTTCTCTTCTGCACCTGCAGAGGAACCAGTTTGCTGCCTCTGCATTAGAGTGCAGCTGGGAAGAAGAAATCACCCTTATTGGTGAGG TTGTAACTGGGGCCAAAGTAGCTttctacaactacctgaaaggagctTCTAGTGAGGTGGGAGTCAGTCTCCTGCCAGGTAACAA TTGTAAGAGTCagtccgaaaatccctcatttctgcctcacgactgtcagaggctgagaccccccctggaccctgggccacagcacaggagagatccaagcttctccctgcagctgcacccactggaccaagacgccctcctcagggacccgtgcaggaacaatggacactgtcacggtttcctggccgtgtttgcagaggccgtgtttgctttgactgactgtgctgtacctgctgcagagcccagacctgcgATACCCACGAAACCgaccccccttcctggcatcttgcctctcgctttgaaaagaactataacaacccccCCAGAAGAGCAGGCTTTTGAGGCCTCCCCAGCGGACGACGGCTCTattgacctacgtgccacggagactgcgaaggtggtctgttggcatcggcgtcacgaggacccccgtctgtcagttg gattgtCAGTACAACAACCTGTTGTCCTGAGAGGCCCTTCTCCATATGCAACCCCCCCACCTGACGGGGTGGCCGAAGGAGCCTCAtttggagctgtaaaaaatctgacaatgaacttggatggtaacccagacaaacctgcctcagtcactggaacagcccctcccttttgccccaagcagtctcacatttctgcagaaattgtccCAGATTGGGCAAAACGTGAAAAGATCAAATGGGCTTCTCATACCTGTTATGGATGGGAGGCTAACAAatgttccaaaatcactgctttttgcccggcagttccaagcataaacacaccctggataattccttcatactaa